One Cuculus canorus isolate bCucCan1 chromosome 1, bCucCan1.pri, whole genome shotgun sequence DNA segment encodes these proteins:
- the MPHOSPH8 gene encoding M-phase phosphoprotein 8, with the protein MAAAAAGGSGAEAAAAARLEGAEGEEETAAASEEEGEGKGEKGGSEAGKAKAAGGESEEDEEDVFEVEKILAEKSEGGISLYKVRWKGYTSDDDTWEPEAHLEDCKEVLLEFRKKNADNKSRPVKKDIQKLSLNDDVFEAESDSDWQSETKDDISPKKKKKKSKDGEDRSPDDPKKKKSKSAKLKEKPRTECENSSDALVSDSKPKKRSSESREDSTDTKKQRKEDTKEIKKKKGEVKDLKIKSKEDSKENQKSRKEKHGDVLFDSESSTPDDVFSQGTDNENSDLNSESKDKKEKIVSGEERLEQEVAEKDSAADRHLDESAGNEDDNIDIKRKKKKVQKAEEYKEEGRKVETPDTYLEKKSLHKRQKGQDKVKMVPGELEKVSPTQSPVQKGLKLSADERGRKSTDSAGEEKEVKKTETKEKSQKRESEKEEKSRKEQKGLKSFKDIKSPFDLFNVALEEKSESENNYKREESSLEYKFIEDVKSKDSKVYKERRNIRDERDTWTCIAAEDGKQQVLSLGMDMQLEWLTLEDFQKHLDGEDENHVSTEPISSSLLRDAVKSGDYMTVKMALSSNKEYDLDEEDSSGMTLVMLAAAGGHDDLLRVLIRKGAKVNGRQKNGTTALIHAAEKNFLTTVAILLEAGAYVNMQQSNGETALMKACKRGNSDIVRLMIENGADCNILSKHQNSALHFAKQCNNVLVFEQLKSHLETLTRVAEGTIRDYFEARLVLLEPVFPIACHRLCEGPDFSLDFNYKPPQNVPEGSGILLFVFHANFCGKDVVARLCGPCSVQAVVLNDKFQLPVFLDSHFIYSFSPTAGLNKLFIRLAEAPAAKVKLLIGAYRVQLQ; encoded by the exons atggcggcggcggctgcgggcgGGAGCGGCGctgaggcggcggcggcggccaggctggagggggcggagggagaggaggagacgGCGGCCGCGTCGGAGGAGGAGGGCGAGGGGAAAGGCGAAAAAGGCGGCAGCGAAGCCGGCAAGGCGAAGGCGGCGGGCGGTGAGAgcgaggaggacgaggaggacgTGTTCGAGGTGGAGAAGATCCTGGCTGAGAAGAGCGAGGGG ggTATAAGTCTCTATAAAGTACGGTGGAAAGGATACACCTCTGATGATGATACCTGGGAACCAGAGGCTCATTTGGAAGACTGCAAAGAAGTGCTGcttgaattcagaaaaaaaaatgcggACAATAAGTCTAGACCTGTTAAAAAAGACATACAG AAACTGTCTCTAAATGATGATGTATTTGAAGCAGAATCTGACAGTGACTGGCAAAGTGAAACAAAAGATGATATTTCACcgaagaagaaaaagaagaagtcAAAAGATGGAGAGGATAGAAGTCCAGATGATCCGAAGAAGAAGAAGTCCAAGTCTgcaaaactcaaagaaaaacCCAGAACAGAATGTGAAAATTCCTCAGATGCTTTGGTTTCagattcaaaaccaaaaaaaaggagttCTGAAAGCAGGGAGGATTCAACGGATacaaagaagcaaaggaaagaagatactaaagaaatcaagaaaaagaagggagaagttaaagatttaaaaatcaaatctaaAGAAGATtctaaagaaaatcaaaagtCACGGAAGGAGAAGCATGGAGATGTTCTGTTTGACTCAGAATCCAGTACTCCAGATGATGTATTTTCTCAAGGAACTGATAATGAAAATTCAGACTTAAATTCTGAAAGTaaagacaagaaggaaaagatagTAAGTGGAGAAGAGAGATTGGAACAAGAAGTTGCTGAAAAAGATTCTGCTGCTGACAGGCATCTTGATGAATCAGCAGGTAATGAAGATGATAATAttgatattaaaagaaagaagaagaaagttcAGAAAGCTGAGGAATATAAAGAGGAAGGTAGAAAAGTGGAAACTCCGGATACCTATTTAGAGAAGAAGAGCTTgcacaaaaggcaaaaaggtCAAGACAAAGTGAAAATGGTACCAGGAGAGTTGGAGAAGGTGTCACCTACTCAGTCACCAGTGCAGAAGGGTTTGAAACTGAGTGCTGATGAAAGAGGACGTAAGTCCACCGATTCGGCTGGGGAG gagaaagaagtaaagaaaactgaaacaaaagaaaaatctcagaaaagagagtcagaaaaagaagaaaagagcaggaaagaacaaaagGGCTTAAAAA GCTTTAAAGACATCAAAAGCCCGTTTGACTTGTTTAATGtagctttggaagaaaaaagtgagTCTGAGAATAACTACAAAAGAGAAGAATCTTCGCTAGAATATAAATTCATAGAAGACGTAAAATCAAAAGACAGCAAGGTGTACAAGGAAAGGAGGAACATAAGAGATGAAAGAGACACGTGGACATGCATTGCTGCAGAAG ATGGCAAGCAGCAAGTTTTGAGTTTGGGTATGGACATGCAGTTAGAATGGCTGACGCTAGAAGACTTTCAGAAGCATCTTGATGGAGAAGATGAGAATCATGTGTCAACAGAACCAATATCAAGCT ctCTTCTGAGGGATGCTGTTAAAAGTGGAGATTATATGACAGTAAAGATGGCACTTTCTTCAAACAAGGAATATGATCTGGATGAAGAG GACTCAAGTGGAATGACGCTGGTAatgcttgctgctgctggtgggcaCGATGACCTTCTCCGGGTCCTAATCAGGAAAGGAGCTAAAGTTAATGGTAGACAGAAAAATGGAACAACTGCACTGATACACGCAGCTGAAAAG AACTTTCTAACAACAGTGGCTATCCTTCTGGAAGCTGGGGCGTATGTGAACATGCAGCAGAGCAATGGTGAAACTGCTCTGATGAAG GCCTGCAAAAGAGGGAATTCTGATATAGTGCGGCTTATGATTGAAAACGGAGCAGACTGTAACATTTTGTCAAAGCATCAGAACAGTGCGCTGCATTTTGCTAAACAGTGTAATAACGTACTGGTGTTCGAGCAGCTCAAGAGTCATTTGGAAAC GCTCACAAGAGTAGCAGAAGGTACCATCAGGGATTATTTTGAAGCTCGTCTTGTTTTGCTGGAGCCCGTCTTTCCAATTGCGTGTCATCGTCTCTGCGAAGGACCGGACTTCTCTTTGGATTTTAACTATAAACCCCCACAAAATGTGCCAGAAG